Proteins encoded together in one Sinorhizobium sp. B11 window:
- a CDS encoding sugar ABC transporter permease: MTATIERRQTSQLRRAQAATGYLFVLPATVLYLTFVIAPVIVTTILAFAYYDPMLGSQWVGFDNFIRFFTDQRSLQILWNTLRFALFAVTFNVSIGLVLALALNRAMPGWLLYFFRLAFFLPVIIAAAFVSIVWTYFYGDDLGVINYYLRLLGLPGVRWLTDAGQAMTSIIIMDVWKNTGFFMIIFIAALQGVPKNILEAAVMDGTPAWRQFFRITLPYISPVVFFCIVYASIGALQVFESIVILTQGGPGDATRSLSIQIVEEGFGSFQIGYAASISVVMTVIILIITAIQQILSRKWVQQ, translated from the coding sequence ATGACCGCGACCATTGAAAGACGCCAGACATCGCAGCTGCGCCGTGCGCAGGCTGCAACCGGCTACCTCTTCGTGCTGCCGGCAACGGTGCTTTATCTGACTTTCGTCATCGCGCCGGTCATCGTCACGACGATCCTCGCCTTTGCCTATTACGATCCCATGCTCGGCTCGCAATGGGTCGGTTTCGATAACTTCATTCGCTTCTTCACCGATCAGCGTTCGCTTCAGATCCTCTGGAACACCCTGCGCTTCGCACTCTTTGCCGTCACGTTCAACGTGTCTATCGGGCTTGTGCTGGCACTGGCACTGAACCGCGCCATGCCGGGCTGGCTGCTCTATTTCTTCAGGCTCGCCTTCTTCCTGCCCGTCATCATCGCTGCCGCCTTTGTCTCGATCGTCTGGACCTATTTCTACGGCGATGATCTTGGCGTCATCAATTATTACCTGCGGCTCCTTGGCCTTCCTGGCGTGCGCTGGCTCACCGATGCCGGCCAGGCCATGACCTCGATCATCATCATGGACGTCTGGAAGAATACCGGCTTCTTCATGATCATCTTCATCGCCGCCCTTCAGGGTGTACCGAAGAACATCCTGGAGGCGGCTGTGATGGACGGGACGCCGGCCTGGCGTCAGTTCTTCCGCATCACGCTGCCCTATATCTCGCCCGTCGTTTTCTTCTGCATCGTCTATGCCTCGATCGGTGCTTTGCAGGTGTTCGAATCTATCGTCATCCTGACACAGGGCGGTCCGGGCGATGCCACGCGCTCGCTGTCTATCCAGATCGTCGAGGAAGGCTTCGGCAGTTTCCAGATCGGCTATGCGGCCTCGATCTCTGTCGTCATGACCGTGATCATCCTCATCATCACGGCAATCCAGCAGATCCTCTCGCGTAAGTGGGTGCAGCAATGA
- a CDS encoding carbohydrate ABC transporter permease, translating into MSNMMQTRAAQRWIDWAIIATMVVMAIGMLLPFLWLFSMSFRPVSDAYKLPPSFLPPNFDLTNYRQVLASRVPFLEIYFNSVMIAVIVTVGQMVTCTLAAFAFARLNFRGRDTLFFILLIGLMFPAQVTILPIYLGYARLGLLDKPIGLALMYLTSSFGIFLVRQFMLSQPKALEEAALMDGAGYFKIFWRISLPQLRPALSALGIITFTQTWNYYFQAKVLLSSNESLTLPVAMDVLRGYMASGNLSVVMAAMSMSILPVVLLFLLAQKFVIEGITMSGIKN; encoded by the coding sequence ATGAGCAATATGATGCAGACTCGCGCCGCCCAACGCTGGATCGACTGGGCGATCATCGCCACCATGGTGGTGATGGCGATCGGCATGCTCTTGCCGTTCCTCTGGCTGTTCTCGATGTCGTTCCGTCCGGTTTCGGATGCCTACAAGCTGCCGCCGAGCTTCCTGCCGCCGAACTTCGATCTCACCAACTACCGGCAGGTACTGGCCTCGCGTGTGCCGTTCCTGGAAATCTACTTCAACTCGGTGATGATCGCCGTCATCGTCACCGTCGGCCAGATGGTGACCTGTACGCTTGCGGCCTTCGCCTTCGCCAGGCTGAATTTCCGCGGCCGCGACACCCTGTTTTTCATCCTGCTCATCGGGCTGATGTTTCCAGCACAGGTGACGATCCTGCCGATTTATCTCGGTTATGCGCGCCTCGGCCTGCTCGACAAGCCGATCGGGCTGGCGCTGATGTATCTCACGTCCAGCTTCGGCATCTTCCTGGTGCGGCAATTCATGCTCAGCCAGCCGAAGGCACTGGAAGAGGCGGCGCTTATGGATGGTGCCGGCTATTTCAAGATCTTCTGGCGGATATCGCTGCCACAGCTTCGCCCGGCGCTCTCGGCTCTCGGCATCATCACCTTCACCCAGACCTGGAACTATTATTTTCAGGCGAAAGTGCTTTTGAGCTCGAATGAATCGCTGACACTGCCGGTCGCGATGGATGTGCTGCGCGGCTACATGGCGTCAGGCAATCTCTCGGTCGTGATGGCCGCAATGAGCATGTCCATCCTGCCCGTCGTTCTCCTCTTTCTCCTCGCCCAGAAATTCGTGATCGAAGGCATCACGATGAGCGGTATCAAGAACTAA